The proteins below come from a single uncultured Carboxylicivirga sp. genomic window:
- a CDS encoding DNA repair ATPase, with amino-acid sequence MSENQNTSPENKVQLEEGTYEIIKNRLRKNADDLDQRLEKLNAARKEVFGSVESTLIATDRINTQNNCTPADMVALGETMLFGYNVTMGLKTKTSLDDVFSVYDFKEHKFTQKNMNIIGNQQFVADFENLYEYYKETQFRKFAIIGPNLFMIFQTGKNTEDIKAFKWLMKGEQLEYLGNRSTHEVVLPDQHEFQWVKAKREQYVYGEFPHVSIEDIVFVEAVGGDITFKIEDNTDTGMGIYAEEVEVKDQTLDDADIDYAIIGNLIVVRILPYKEKEYRYFVYNSKVKEVKRIDALEDSCVLLPDNQGIIFANGYYLQNGQFKLFDGEFKDLMFERRVASVNGEDFLYTFFNREVGANVLLIYNLINQKIDTPIVCNGFSIFETGELCYFKKPDEPTRHHVIQMWQTPFMSIEYQKQPTNNNRLFKIGNKDVVKAMAECNEVILLVNKDESYSGVYGDLVKRCTDVMDTYYWLAEEDAFDLKSPLVKIKESAFSAITEYEKVRNIRKNTKDRVKETDDKVNEIISHLNRQNMNHIDRYVDMLAALRTVRGEIITLRELRYVDMDKVQKLETEVEERTQSLSQNCVTFLLRDEALDSYNQKVEEIRTNVSKVKKVSEADELSEKIMKLAGQLEMLIDIVSNLKIEDATQTTQIINNISGVYSQFNLIKSELKKQRKGLRAVEAKAEFTSQLKLVEQGMLNYIDLCDTPGKADEYLSKLMVQLEELEGKFSDFEEFMDGITEKREQVYNAFESKKLSLVEERNRKTTSLQSSAERILKAIRNRVSKFKDVNEVNGYFASDLMIEKVRDVVIQLKELDDNVKADDLESKLKSVKEETIRQIKDKTELFEEGANIIKFGNHKFSVNTQPLELSMVNKDGEMYYHLTGTNFFEKVTNADFQATKTIWNQLLPSENDRVYRAEYLAYLLYTSSANKEEGHLSLKELSELEPKDLVSYVQKGMSVRYNEGYAKGIHDEDAAIILKELLNVYFNAGLLRYSADARAMAEYFWNVYCNDELRKDLNNNLKGAGLIVQVFPETKQFDYLIDTLEGLLKEFQEKENLFCTPIINDAAQFLFYQMAEADEFIISKDAVSLLDGFTAYLRKNRATKNYEASIKPLEEDKKASYRLIRKWVKAYLNMEKQSEEYLNEVTITLMLDSKLRKQLIDQPVHNVLGGLKGSHQLIEEQQYRFHFNRFMDKLRTFSGDSVIKYEQYNFLKKQLVKDCSDDLRLNEFKPRVLTSFVRNKLIDKVYLPLIGNNLAKQIGAEGAGKRTDLMGMLLLISPPGYGKTTLMEYLASRLGIIFMKINGPSIGHAITSLDPSEAANAAAREELEKLNLAFEMGDNVMIYLDDIQHCNPEFLQKFISLCDAQRKVEGVYKGKSKTYDFRGKKVCVVMAGNPYTESGEKFKIPDMLANRADIYNIGDIIGGSDEEFKMSYIENSLTSNPILNKLATKSQKDLYTLISIAQTGRKDGLEFESAHTPEEVNEYVTVLKKLIIARDVILKVNLEYIASAAQADEYRTEPPFKLQGSYRDMNKISEKILPVMNDQELETLLQSHYRNEAQTLTSGAEANILKFKEIYGVITEEEQARWKELKETFVRNNKLRGMGENNQTAHVLVQMEEIAKGVLGIKEEIGKSKN; translated from the coding sequence ATGTCTGAGAATCAAAATACCAGCCCCGAAAATAAAGTACAGCTCGAAGAAGGAACTTACGAGATTATTAAGAACCGTCTTCGAAAGAATGCTGACGACCTTGACCAACGATTGGAAAAGCTGAATGCTGCCCGTAAAGAGGTGTTTGGATCGGTAGAAAGTACGCTAATTGCTACTGATCGCATCAATACTCAAAATAATTGTACGCCAGCCGATATGGTTGCATTGGGCGAAACCATGCTGTTTGGGTACAATGTGACCATGGGTTTAAAAACCAAAACATCGTTGGACGACGTTTTCAGTGTTTACGATTTCAAAGAGCATAAATTCACACAGAAAAACATGAATATAATCGGTAACCAACAGTTTGTTGCCGACTTCGAAAATTTATACGAATACTACAAAGAAACGCAGTTCCGTAAGTTTGCTATCATAGGCCCCAATTTGTTTATGATTTTTCAAACCGGAAAAAATACCGAAGACATCAAGGCTTTTAAGTGGTTGATGAAGGGTGAGCAACTCGAATATCTTGGAAACAGAAGTACGCATGAGGTAGTATTGCCCGATCAGCATGAGTTTCAATGGGTAAAAGCAAAGAGAGAACAATATGTTTATGGCGAGTTTCCTCATGTATCTATTGAAGATATTGTGTTTGTGGAAGCTGTTGGAGGTGATATTACCTTTAAGATTGAAGACAATACTGACACCGGCATGGGTATTTATGCCGAAGAAGTGGAAGTAAAAGATCAAACACTGGATGATGCTGATATCGACTATGCCATTATTGGTAACCTTATAGTAGTTCGTATTCTTCCATATAAGGAAAAAGAATATCGTTATTTTGTATATAACTCCAAAGTAAAGGAAGTAAAACGCATTGATGCACTTGAAGATTCTTGTGTTTTGCTGCCTGATAACCAGGGAATCATATTTGCCAATGGTTACTACCTTCAGAATGGGCAATTTAAATTGTTCGATGGTGAGTTTAAGGATCTGATGTTCGAAAGAAGGGTAGCCTCGGTGAATGGTGAGGATTTTCTGTATACCTTTTTTAATCGTGAGGTGGGTGCCAATGTATTGTTGATCTATAATCTAATCAACCAAAAGATTGATACGCCTATTGTTTGTAATGGCTTCTCCATTTTTGAAACAGGTGAGCTATGTTATTTCAAAAAGCCTGATGAACCTACACGCCACCATGTGATACAAATGTGGCAAACGCCTTTTATGTCCATCGAATATCAAAAACAACCCACTAATAATAACCGATTGTTTAAAATCGGAAACAAAGATGTGGTGAAGGCTATGGCTGAGTGTAACGAGGTGATTCTTCTGGTGAATAAAGATGAGTCTTATTCGGGTGTTTATGGTGATTTGGTGAAGCGATGCACCGATGTGATGGATACCTATTATTGGTTGGCCGAGGAGGATGCCTTTGATCTTAAATCACCATTAGTTAAGATCAAAGAATCAGCCTTTTCAGCCATTACTGAGTATGAAAAGGTTCGCAATATAAGAAAGAATACCAAGGATAGGGTTAAGGAAACGGATGATAAGGTAAATGAGATTATTAGTCATCTGAACAGGCAGAATATGAATCATATCGACAGATATGTTGATATGTTGGCTGCATTACGAACGGTTCGTGGTGAGATAATTACGTTGCGAGAGCTTCGTTATGTGGATATGGATAAGGTGCAAAAGCTCGAAACAGAGGTGGAAGAAAGAACGCAAAGCTTATCGCAGAATTGTGTTACTTTTCTTTTGCGCGATGAAGCTTTAGATTCGTACAATCAAAAAGTAGAAGAGATAAGAACCAATGTCTCCAAAGTTAAGAAGGTAAGCGAGGCTGATGAATTATCGGAAAAAATAATGAAGCTGGCAGGTCAGCTGGAAATGCTTATCGATATTGTTAGTAACCTGAAGATTGAAGATGCTACTCAAACCACGCAGATCATCAATAATATTTCGGGTGTTTATTCGCAATTTAACCTGATTAAGTCGGAGCTGAAAAAGCAACGTAAGGGTTTGCGTGCTGTTGAAGCCAAAGCAGAATTTACTTCGCAACTGAAGCTGGTTGAACAAGGTATGTTGAACTATATCGACTTATGTGATACACCTGGGAAAGCTGACGAATACCTGTCGAAACTGATGGTTCAACTGGAAGAACTGGAAGGTAAATTCTCCGACTTTGAAGAGTTTATGGATGGCATTACCGAGAAACGGGAGCAGGTGTATAATGCTTTTGAATCCAAGAAACTGAGCCTTGTTGAAGAGCGGAATCGTAAAACTACTTCTTTACAATCCTCTGCCGAAAGAATATTAAAAGCGATTCGTAATCGTGTATCGAAGTTTAAGGATGTGAATGAGGTGAATGGTTATTTTGCTTCGGATCTGATGATTGAGAAAGTACGCGATGTAGTGATTCAACTTAAAGAGCTGGATGATAATGTAAAGGCGGATGATCTGGAAAGCAAGTTGAAGTCAGTGAAGGAGGAAACCATCCGTCAGATAAAAGATAAAACCGAATTATTTGAAGAAGGTGCCAATATCATCAAGTTTGGTAATCATAAATTCTCGGTGAATACGCAGCCTTTGGAGCTTTCGATGGTGAATAAGGACGGGGAGATGTATTATCATCTTACCGGAACCAACTTTTTTGAGAAGGTGACCAATGCCGATTTTCAGGCTACCAAAACTATCTGGAACCAGTTATTGCCATCGGAGAACGATCGGGTTTATCGTGCTGAGTATTTGGCTTATCTACTGTATACTTCATCTGCCAATAAAGAAGAAGGGCATTTGAGTTTGAAGGAGCTGAGTGAGTTAGAACCCAAAGATCTGGTTAGCTATGTGCAAAAAGGAATGTCGGTAAGATACAACGAGGGCTATGCAAAAGGCATTCATGATGAGGATGCTGCTATTATTCTAAAAGAATTACTGAATGTATATTTCAATGCTGGGTTGTTACGTTATTCGGCTGATGCACGTGCCATGGCCGAGTATTTCTGGAATGTGTATTGTAATGATGAATTGCGGAAAGATTTAAATAATAACCTGAAGGGTGCTGGTTTAATTGTTCAGGTCTTTCCTGAGACCAAACAGTTTGATTACTTGATTGACACATTGGAGGGATTGTTAAAGGAATTTCAGGAAAAGGAAAACCTGTTTTGTACCCCAATCATCAACGATGCTGCACAGTTTTTGTTTTATCAGATGGCCGAAGCTGATGAATTCATCATATCGAAAGATGCAGTGAGTTTGTTGGATGGCTTTACCGCCTATTTGCGTAAAAACAGGGCAACTAAAAATTACGAAGCATCTATAAAACCTTTGGAGGAAGATAAAAAAGCCTCGTACCGATTAATCCGTAAGTGGGTAAAAGCCTATCTTAACATGGAAAAGCAATCGGAAGAATATCTGAATGAGGTTACGATTACATTAATGCTGGATTCGAAACTAAGAAAGCAACTGATCGATCAGCCGGTGCATAATGTATTGGGTGGCTTAAAAGGTTCTCATCAGCTTATTGAGGAGCAACAGTATCGTTTCCACTTTAATCGGTTTATGGATAAGCTGAGGACTTTTAGTGGCGATAGCGTTATTAAATATGAGCAATATAACTTTCTGAAAAAGCAATTGGTGAAAGATTGTTCAGACGATTTACGTTTGAATGAGTTTAAGCCTCGTGTGCTCACATCGTTTGTACGAAATAAGTTGATAGATAAGGTTTATCTGCCATTGATTGGTAATAACCTGGCCAAACAAATTGGAGCCGAAGGAGCTGGTAAACGTACCGATTTAATGGGTATGTTACTTCTGATTTCGCCTCCGGGATATGGTAAAACCACTTTGATGGAATACCTGGCAAGTCGTTTGGGAATCATCTTTATGAAGATCAACGGTCCGTCTATTGGTCATGCTATTACATCGCTTGATCCTTCTGAAGCAGCCAATGCCGCTGCCCGTGAGGAATTAGAGAAACTGAATCTGGCTTTTGAAATGGGCGATAACGTAATGATTTACCTTGACGATATTCAGCACTGTAATCCTGAGTTTTTGCAGAAGTTCATTTCCCTTTGTGATGCTCAACGTAAGGTGGAAGGGGTCTACAAAGGCAAGAGTAAAACCTACGATTTCAGGGGCAAGAAAGTGTGTGTGGTAATGGCTGGTAACCCTTATACCGAGAGTGGTGAGAAGTTCAAGATTCCTGATATGTTGGCCAACCGTGCCGATATCTACAATATTGGTGATATTATTGGCGGCTCCGATGAAGAATTCAAGATGAGTTATATCGAAAACTCTTTAACATCGAATCCGATATTGAATAAACTGGCCACCAAAAGTCAAAAGGATTTATATACCCTAATTTCCATCGCTCAAACCGGTCGAAAAGACGGGTTGGAGTTTGAATCGGCTCATACGCCTGAAGAAGTGAATGAATACGTAACGGTGCTTAAAAAGCTGATAATAGCTCGAGATGTTATCTTGAAAGTGAATCTCGAATACATCGCTTCAGCTGCTCAGGCAGATGAATATCGTACAGAACCACCATTTAAATTGCAGGGATCGTATCGCGATATGAATAAGATATCGGAGAAGATTCTACCTGTAATGAATGATCAGGAACTGGAAACGTTGCTTCAATCGCATTATCGAAACGAAGCGCAGACCTTAACCAGTGGTGCTGAAGCAAACATCCTGAAGTTTAAAGAAATTTATGGTGTGATTACCGAAGAAGAACAAGCTCGCTGGAAAGAGTTAAAAGAGACTTTTGTTCGCAATAACAAACTAAGAGGAATGGGTGAAAATAACCAAACAGCCCATGTTCTGGTTCAGATGGAAGAAATTGCCAAAGGTGTGTTGGGTATTAAAGAAGAGATAGGCAAGAGTAAGAATTAG
- the argS gene encoding arginine--tRNA ligase, which yields MVIENRIKASVAKAVKELYGAEIAEDNIQLQLTRKDMKGDYTIVVFPLLKVSKKNPVQTGEDLGNYLINDCDEVSAFEVIKGFLNIQLSHAYWLGLLNELVQNADYGKTTATDNSPLVMIEYSSPNTNKPLHLGHIRNNLLGYSLSRIVAANGNKVVKTNIVNDRGIHICKSMLAWQKWGEGQTPESTGKKGDHLVGDFYVKFDQEYKKEQAELIEKGATKDEAEAQSQLMAEAREMLLKWESQDEEVYALWEMMNKWVYAGFDETYKMMGVDFDKIYYESDTFKTGRDMVLEGLEKGVFYRRDDNSVWADLQNDGLDEKLLLRKDGTSVYMTQDIGTAKLRYDDFSIDKMVYVVGNEQNYHFKVLAILLDKLGLEWGKDLVHFSYGMVELPEGKMKSREGTVVDADDLMKDMIDTARDMSKELGKLEGYSEEEAEKVYKTIALGALKYFILKVDPRKNMTFDPKESIDFNGNTGPFIQYTYARIQSIGRKAQEKGISIPDAADTAVEMTDKEVQLMKMISSFPSVVAEAGKAYSPALIANFIYDMAKEFNQFYHESPIAVEEDEAKRSMRLVLCKNVGTVIKNGMWMLGIDVPERM from the coding sequence ATGGTAATTGAGAATCGCATCAAGGCATCTGTTGCCAAGGCTGTTAAAGAATTATACGGGGCCGAAATAGCTGAAGATAATATTCAGTTGCAATTAACCCGCAAAGATATGAAGGGAGATTATACCATTGTGGTTTTCCCTCTTTTAAAAGTGTCCAAAAAAAATCCTGTTCAAACAGGAGAAGATTTAGGTAATTACCTAATTAATGATTGTGATGAAGTATCGGCTTTTGAAGTGATCAAAGGCTTTTTAAATATTCAGCTTTCGCATGCTTACTGGTTAGGATTGCTGAATGAATTGGTTCAGAATGCCGATTATGGTAAGACAACTGCTACCGACAATTCGCCGTTGGTAATGATTGAATACTCATCGCCTAACACTAATAAGCCACTTCACTTAGGTCATATACGTAACAATCTGTTAGGTTATTCGTTGTCTCGCATTGTGGCAGCTAACGGCAACAAGGTAGTGAAAACTAATATTGTTAACGATAGGGGTATTCATATCTGTAAGTCGATGTTGGCTTGGCAAAAATGGGGCGAAGGTCAAACACCTGAATCAACTGGTAAAAAAGGAGATCATTTAGTTGGTGATTTCTATGTGAAGTTCGATCAGGAATACAAGAAAGAACAAGCTGAATTAATCGAAAAAGGTGCTACTAAAGACGAAGCTGAAGCGCAATCTCAATTAATGGCCGAAGCGCGTGAGATGTTACTTAAGTGGGAGTCGCAAGATGAAGAAGTTTATGCATTGTGGGAGATGATGAACAAGTGGGTGTATGCCGGTTTCGACGAGACTTATAAAATGATGGGTGTTGATTTCGATAAAATTTATTACGAATCAGATACCTTCAAAACAGGTCGCGATATGGTGTTAGAAGGCCTTGAAAAGGGTGTTTTCTATCGCCGTGATGATAATAGTGTTTGGGCCGATCTTCAGAATGACGGATTAGACGAGAAATTGTTGTTGCGTAAAGATGGTACCAGTGTATACATGACTCAGGATATCGGTACAGCTAAATTGCGTTACGATGATTTTTCAATTGACAAGATGGTATATGTGGTAGGTAACGAACAAAACTATCACTTTAAAGTTTTGGCTATTCTTTTGGATAAATTAGGACTGGAGTGGGGTAAGGACTTGGTTCATTTTAGCTATGGTATGGTTGAACTGCCTGAAGGTAAAATGAAATCTCGTGAAGGTACTGTTGTCGACGCTGATGACTTGATGAAAGACATGATTGACACAGCTCGGGATATGTCGAAAGAGTTAGGTAAACTGGAAGGTTATAGCGAAGAAGAAGCTGAAAAAGTATATAAAACCATTGCATTAGGTGCGTTAAAATACTTTATTCTTAAAGTGGATCCACGCAAAAACATGACATTCGACCCTAAAGAATCGATTGACTTCAATGGTAATACCGGACCATTTATTCAATACACTTATGCACGTATTCAGTCTATCGGACGTAAGGCTCAAGAAAAAGGTATTTCTATTCCAGATGCTGCAGATACAGCTGTTGAAATGACTGATAAAGAAGTTCAGTTGATGAAAATGATTTCAAGCTTCCCATCGGTAGTTGCTGAAGCAGGTAAGGCTTATAGTCCGGCTTTGATTGCCAACTTCATTTATGATATGGCGAAAGAATTTAATCAATTTTATCACGAATCGCCTATCGCTGTTGAAGAAGATGAAGCAAAACGTAGCATGCGTTTAGTTCTTTGTAAAAATGTAGGAACAGTAATTAAAAACGGTATGTGGATGCTTGGTATTGATGTTCCGGAAAGAATGTAA
- a CDS encoding HU family DNA-binding protein, with the protein MSVPFKIQERANPLNRDEKKYYAQAIRYKTIKRSEIEEEMVEKTALSKAEARGVLVTLSDIIRKQLLGGNAVKLEGIGTFSVRVKSDGMVTPEELTGNNIHTVIINYRADNELNQAVKNASFEKIT; encoded by the coding sequence ATGTCTGTACCCTTTAAAATTCAAGAAAGAGCAAATCCTCTAAACAGAGACGAAAAAAAGTATTATGCTCAGGCAATACGCTACAAAACCATTAAACGAAGTGAAATAGAAGAAGAAATGGTTGAAAAAACCGCTCTTAGTAAAGCCGAAGCCAGAGGCGTTTTAGTTACGTTATCGGATATTATTCGAAAACAATTATTAGGAGGAAACGCTGTAAAATTAGAAGGCATAGGCACCTTTAGTGTTCGAGTAAAAAGCGACGGAATGGTAACCCCCGAAGAGCTTACTGGTAACAATATACACACCGTAATTATTAATTACCGTGCTGATAACGAATTAAACCAGGCAGTAAAAAATGCATCATTCGAAAAGATAACCTAA
- a CDS encoding tRNA (guanine-N1)-methyltransferase, with protein sequence MRKIGRYIVFFIIIAIVAPVAAQDDAGLDSLSIKDQFDYVVKKSNTYEQFKVVRYRHMMALKKSALDSLKKLQNTINSSEAEINELKATQNELETNLSNVQGKLDAVTKSKDSMAFLGQEIDKAVYNSIMWGVIFILIGLSAVLFFLFKRSHAITSETKGRLAEVEEEFEKHRKSALKREQKLARELMDVKIKNNL encoded by the coding sequence ATGAGAAAGATTGGACGGTACATTGTTTTTTTTATCATTATTGCTATTGTTGCACCTGTAGCCGCACAAGATGATGCTGGTTTAGATAGCTTATCAATTAAAGATCAGTTCGATTATGTTGTAAAAAAGTCGAATACTTATGAACAGTTTAAAGTTGTTCGATACAGACATATGATGGCTCTGAAAAAAAGTGCTTTAGATAGTCTGAAAAAACTACAAAACACTATTAATTCAAGCGAGGCTGAAATTAACGAATTAAAGGCAACACAAAACGAGTTGGAAACTAATTTATCTAATGTACAGGGAAAGTTAGATGCTGTTACTAAAAGCAAAGACAGTATGGCTTTTTTAGGACAAGAAATAGATAAAGCAGTGTATAATTCAATTATGTGGGGGGTTATCTTTATATTGATTGGTTTATCTGCTGTGTTATTCTTTTTATTTAAACGAAGTCATGCTATTACAAGTGAGACCAAAGGTCGATTGGCCGAAGTTGAAGAAGAGTTTGAAAAGCATCGAAAATCAGCATTAAAACGAGAGCAAAAATTAGCTCGGGAATTGATGGATGTTAAGATCAAAAATAACTTATAA
- a CDS encoding energy transducer TonB: protein MISKYSIQLFLILLLLPVGLLAQDHKEITKEDGRLVFKYIESSAGVKDGGYQLFYKDHLLENGQYSMGKKVGKWQYFNFNKILEYEYDFDNSLVTRVGGDKISENTRFNTPCYFEGSPLIPYLFMVTNVIYPKSAISNDITGRVVLTLKINEEGKVYGFYISEKLNYLLDKAVLDAALKIPDDWHFFPATKEGKMLLSEYTIPIEFELAR, encoded by the coding sequence ATGATTTCTAAGTATAGCATACAACTGTTTTTAATTTTACTACTTCTTCCTGTTGGCTTATTGGCGCAGGATCATAAAGAAATTACCAAAGAAGACGGAAGACTGGTATTTAAATATATCGAATCTTCGGCTGGTGTTAAAGATGGTGGTTATCAGCTTTTTTACAAAGACCATTTGCTCGAGAATGGGCAATACAGCATGGGTAAAAAAGTGGGTAAATGGCAGTATTTTAACTTTAATAAAATACTCGAATACGAATACGATTTTGATAATAGTTTGGTTACACGCGTTGGAGGTGACAAAATATCAGAAAATACCCGATTTAATACACCCTGTTATTTCGAAGGGAGCCCTTTAATTCCTTACTTATTTATGGTAACCAATGTTATTTATCCTAAATCAGCCATAAGTAATGATATTACAGGTAGAGTGGTTCTTACTTTAAAAATCAATGAAGAGGGTAAGGTCTATGGCTTCTATATTTCTGAAAAACTGAATTATCTTTTAGATAAAGCTGTGTTGGATGCAGCACTTAAAATTCCTGACGATTGGCATTTCTTTCCGGCTACTAAAGAAGGTAAAATGCTTTTAAGCGAATATACCATCCCTATTGAATTTGAGTTAGCGAGGTAG
- a CDS encoding STAS/SEC14 domain-containing protein, whose product MISYAYIDGLLHVTPTKDIDYTDLANFLKDFSKLENLPDNVKILYDLRDAKVHLHLNEISKLSALAEQMTLNVKTIRTAFVVEDPMATAYTMLYTWMPKSDRLLREHFSTEDAAVEWLHKIEQPNEKK is encoded by the coding sequence ATGATAAGTTACGCTTACATAGATGGTCTGTTACACGTTACTCCAACAAAGGATATCGATTATACCGATTTGGCTAATTTTTTGAAAGATTTTTCGAAGCTCGAAAACTTACCCGATAATGTTAAGATCTTGTATGATTTGCGTGATGCAAAAGTTCATTTACATTTAAACGAAATATCAAAATTATCAGCTCTGGCAGAACAAATGACTTTGAATGTAAAAACTATCCGTACTGCATTTGTAGTTGAAGATCCGATGGCAACAGCTTATACTATGCTTTATACCTGGATGCCTAAATCTGATCGTCTTTTGCGTGAACATTTTTCAACCGAAGACGCAGCAGTTGAATGGTTACACAAGATAGAACAACCCAATGAAAAAAAATAA
- the rocD gene encoding ornithine--oxo-acid transaminase, giving the protein MTKRMTPADYIQREDKYGAHNYHPLPVVLEKGEGVFVWDVEGKRYFDFLSAYSAVNQGHCHPKIIKALTDQAKDLTLTSRAFYNNVLGAFEEYVTKYFGYDKILPMNTGAEADETALKLCRKWAYEKKGVPENKAKIIVCADNFHGRTITIISMSTDPDSYKGFGPYTPGFITVPYNNIEALEKELQDPNVAGFLVEPIQGEAGVFVPDSGYLKKAYELCKAKNVLFIADEVQTGIARTGKLLACDHEEVRPDILILGKAISGGVFPVSAVLADDEIMLVIKPGEHGSTYGGNPLGCKVAIAALEVVKNEKLAENAEKLGKIFRDEISKIKSDMIELVRGKGLLNAVVIKPKNGKTAWDVCVAMKENGLIAKPTHEHIIRFAPPLVINEEQLLEAIDIIKNTLAKLA; this is encoded by the coding sequence ATGACCAAGAGAATGACTCCTGCTGATTACATTCAGCGAGAAGATAAATACGGCGCCCATAATTATCATCCACTTCCTGTGGTACTTGAAAAAGGCGAAGGGGTATTTGTTTGGGATGTCGAAGGCAAACGCTACTTCGATTTCCTTTCGGCATATTCGGCCGTAAATCAGGGACACTGCCATCCTAAAATCATTAAAGCACTAACCGATCAGGCAAAAGATTTAACTCTTACCTCGCGTGCATTTTATAATAATGTATTGGGCGCATTTGAAGAGTATGTAACAAAATATTTTGGTTACGATAAGATTCTTCCAATGAATACGGGTGCTGAAGCTGATGAAACGGCTTTAAAACTTTGTAGAAAATGGGCATACGAAAAGAAAGGTGTACCCGAAAATAAAGCTAAAATAATTGTATGTGCTGATAATTTCCATGGACGTACAATTACCATTATTTCCATGTCAACCGATCCCGACTCATACAAAGGATTTGGGCCATACACTCCAGGATTTATTACCGTACCTTACAATAATATTGAAGCTTTAGAAAAAGAACTACAAGATCCTAATGTTGCCGGTTTTTTGGTAGAACCTATCCAAGGTGAAGCAGGTGTATTTGTTCCGGATAGTGGTTATTTGAAAAAAGCTTATGAGCTTTGCAAAGCAAAAAATGTACTTTTTATTGCGGATGAAGTTCAAACCGGAATTGCTCGTACAGGTAAACTATTAGCTTGCGATCACGAAGAGGTTCGGCCTGATATTTTGATATTAGGTAAAGCTATATCAGGTGGCGTATTTCCAGTATCCGCAGTTTTGGCAGACGATGAAATTATGCTGGTTATTAAACCCGGCGAACACGGTTCTACCTATGGAGGAAATCCACTTGGTTGCAAAGTAGCCATTGCAGCACTTGAAGTAGTAAAAAATGAGAAACTAGCTGAAAATGCTGAAAAACTTGGTAAAATATTCCGCGATGAAATAAGCAAAATTAAATCAGATATGATTGAGCTAGTTCGTGGTAAAGGGTTACTAAACGCAGTAGTTATCAAACCTAAAAATGGTAAAACAGCATGGGATGTATGTGTTGCCATGAAAGAAAACGGCTTAATAGCCAAGCCAACTCACGAACATATTATTCGTTTCGCACCTCCTTTGGTTATTAATGAAGAACAACTGCTTGAGGCAATTGATATCATTAAAAATACACTTGCCAAACTTGCGTAA
- a CDS encoding DUF554 domain-containing protein, whose amino-acid sequence MILQGTIVNIVAVLIGSSVGMLVGSKLPQRIVKTVFQAIGLFTLVIGIMMALKGSEMLVIVFSLIVGTILGELLYIDKNVERLSAKVKKVLKIGNPHFSEGLVTSFLLFCMGAMTILGAIDEGLGNGSDILYTKSMMDGFSSMALASVMGVGVAFSIIPMLLYQGGITLLAYWLGDFIAQQIVTELTAVGGILLIGLGINILEIRQIKVMNMLPSLVLVILFTWMKISWFPN is encoded by the coding sequence ATGATTCTACAAGGTACCATAGTTAATATAGTGGCCGTTTTAATCGGTAGTTCTGTTGGAATGCTTGTTGGCTCTAAGCTACCACAACGTATTGTAAAAACGGTTTTTCAGGCAATAGGCTTATTTACCTTGGTGATTGGTATTATGATGGCCTTGAAAGGTTCAGAGATGCTGGTAATTGTGTTTAGTTTGATTGTTGGAACTATTCTTGGCGAATTATTATATATCGATAAAAATGTTGAGCGATTATCAGCAAAGGTCAAGAAAGTGCTGAAAATTGGTAATCCACATTTTTCCGAAGGATTGGTAACGTCGTTTCTTTTGTTTTGCATGGGAGCAATGACCATCTTGGGTGCAATTGATGAGGGTTTAGGTAATGGTTCTGATATTTTGTATACAAAATCGATGATGGATGGTTTTTCGTCAATGGCTCTTGCGTCGGTAATGGGAGTTGGAGTTGCCTTTTCAATTATTCCAATGTTACTTTATCAGGGAGGAATTACCCTACTTGCCTACTGGTTGGGTGATTTTATTGCGCAGCAAATAGTAACAGAACTAACCGCAGTTGGTGGTATTTTATTGATTGGATTAGGAATTAATATATTGGAAATAAGGCAAATTAAAGTAATGAATATGTTACCATCATTAGTGTTGGTCATTTTATTTACGTGGATGAAAATATCGTGGTTTCCAAATTAA